A region from the Bacteroidota bacterium genome encodes:
- the brxC gene encoding BREX system P-loop protein BrxC: protein MSKIKDLFDPSKDIYRSIEKVVTFGSMEPSSLQREISEYVVTDKLKSSFDKVLDLMTTGMESESHEIGIWVSGFYGSGKSSFAKYFGLGLKNDLVLDGVTFRERLTNRINSNPVTQLLNGLVKKYDPVVFLIDLATQQISSHALAPVGNIIYHDVMRWAGYASEEKIALLERKMEMDGVLEDFKKAVTKEFEEDWDTIKFEDKLTAKTIAQELAPRFYPKIWKDAKSFNITKVEDIETDKDKVTQMLDLIKRKSGKDNVLFIIDEVGQYVAADDSLITKMQGLMENLKDIGKGKAWLLATAQQTLTEDNPNAQLNSAKLFKLNDRFPIKIEIEASDIKEIVTQRLLGKSNSGSNELKGIYASSGEMLRLNSRLEHVEKTIYKSDLDEKSFVDLYPFLPHHLNLLLSLLQRLAKKTGGIGLRSAIRVIQDVLTESTGDKLAETNVGTLASTAHIYNVLKSDIRRSYPHVTTSVDRVIDIFKDNTPQSNVAKSIATLQILDDFHLSLENLAAMMHPMVEASSQKDAVKTIIVELKNTPGLTLSEIDGQLRFMTDAIIGLEKDKEKIHVGNSEIRKVYEGQIEDIFTPVPSVRVINTKSVKTGIQFILDGRLSKLLEPSDEIQTELHFVQASGYTIMLEELKIKSTEAGNSSKIYFLGQFDANLDATLEEIVRCVEISSRKNKYTDKEIIDYLNSQYQEAEAMKASLRRTLVGALEKGEFIFRGTAKACKNISSSGLREAANSWLKTCAEKVYHKYELAPEAVESIAAQKILQFDNLKSVSPALNHFSLIRTDGSIDVNAAPLKAINEYLQKEGQVDGKKLLDHFNEAEFGWHKDTTRYLITIMFLASEIKLRIAGDYVTVKGPLAIEKLSSGAAFNQIGITLHKDDQPTQEQKLCAAKNLTELTLNTVPPLPQKIAEAVMKHFPDFLNKYAAHDVKLKNLGLLGIDKSKVIQEGISEILKGDASDATFRLGKPDAELYLALIWAKKLQQAFDNGIETVIKKINDLQSGIDSLPNEGLTGDLKTQLAPNFEEVKHILQSDDFFEKAADLKDKSSDIESTIADVNEKFREQENQNIQQEVNRIKSNYHWGQLDAEQKQEFSNRLDFITINDKSGLDGIRQIINEVFSINSRLKSIEREIEEAAKPKDPIPGSKKIKKHSLSHLPKRIEKKEDIDTIITEFTNIKSQFKDDEIIDLNW from the coding sequence ATGAGCAAAATCAAAGACCTTTTTGACCCCTCAAAAGATATCTATCGGAGTATTGAGAAAGTAGTCACATTTGGAAGTATGGAACCCAGTTCACTGCAACGGGAAATATCGGAATATGTAGTAACGGATAAACTAAAAAGCAGCTTCGATAAAGTACTGGATTTAATGACTACAGGTATGGAGTCGGAATCTCATGAGATCGGAATCTGGGTTTCCGGATTCTATGGTTCTGGTAAAAGCTCATTTGCCAAGTATTTTGGTTTGGGGTTGAAAAATGATCTAGTTTTAGATGGCGTTACTTTCCGAGAACGATTAACCAACAGAATTAACTCCAATCCTGTAACCCAATTATTAAATGGACTAGTAAAAAAATACGACCCGGTCGTTTTCTTGATTGATTTGGCAACTCAGCAAATCAGCTCTCATGCCCTGGCGCCTGTTGGCAATATTATCTATCATGATGTAATGCGATGGGCGGGTTATGCTTCGGAAGAAAAGATTGCCTTGTTGGAGCGTAAAATGGAAATGGATGGCGTTTTAGAGGATTTTAAAAAAGCTGTTACTAAAGAGTTTGAGGAAGACTGGGATACAATCAAGTTTGAGGATAAACTAACCGCAAAAACAATTGCGCAGGAACTAGCCCCCAGGTTTTATCCTAAAATTTGGAAGGATGCAAAGTCATTCAACATTACCAAGGTCGAGGATATTGAAACTGACAAAGATAAGGTCACACAAATGCTTGATCTGATTAAAAGAAAATCAGGTAAGGATAATGTGCTATTTATCATAGATGAAGTGGGACAATATGTAGCTGCTGATGATTCCCTGATTACCAAAATGCAGGGTTTGATGGAAAACCTGAAAGACATCGGTAAAGGGAAGGCCTGGCTGTTAGCTACAGCCCAACAAACTTTAACAGAGGACAACCCGAATGCACAACTTAATTCTGCCAAGCTATTTAAGCTGAATGATCGATTTCCAATTAAGATAGAAATTGAAGCTTCTGATATTAAGGAGATTGTTACACAACGTCTGTTGGGAAAATCAAATAGTGGTTCAAATGAATTAAAAGGAATATATGCAAGCAGCGGCGAAATGCTTCGTTTAAATTCAAGACTTGAGCATGTAGAAAAAACAATTTACAAGTCAGATCTGGATGAAAAATCATTTGTGGATCTCTATCCTTTCCTTCCACATCATTTGAATTTGTTATTGTCGTTGTTGCAAAGGCTTGCAAAAAAAACAGGGGGCATTGGTTTGCGATCGGCTATCCGGGTAATACAAGATGTATTAACGGAAAGCACAGGCGATAAATTAGCGGAAACCAACGTGGGAACATTAGCGAGTACTGCACACATCTATAATGTTTTAAAATCTGATATCAGAAGATCCTATCCTCATGTTACAACGTCCGTAGATCGGGTCATCGATATTTTTAAGGACAACACACCTCAATCTAATGTGGCAAAATCGATTGCCACCCTTCAAATTTTGGATGACTTCCATTTGTCCTTAGAAAACCTGGCAGCAATGATGCACCCAATGGTAGAAGCATCTTCACAAAAAGATGCTGTTAAAACTATAATTGTTGAATTAAAGAATACACCAGGTTTAACACTTTCTGAAATTGATGGCCAGTTAAGGTTTATGACCGATGCGATTATTGGCCTTGAAAAGGATAAAGAAAAAATTCATGTTGGAAACAGTGAGATTAGAAAAGTGTATGAAGGACAAATAGAAGATATTTTTACCCCAGTTCCATCAGTAAGGGTTATCAATACTAAATCTGTAAAAACTGGTATCCAATTTATATTGGATGGAAGACTTTCCAAACTATTGGAGCCAAGTGATGAAATTCAAACCGAGCTTCATTTTGTGCAGGCATCCGGTTATACTATTATGCTGGAAGAGTTAAAAATTAAAAGCACTGAAGCGGGGAATTCAAGTAAAATATATTTTCTGGGTCAGTTCGATGCAAATCTAGATGCTACCCTAGAAGAAATTGTAAGATGCGTGGAAATATCCTCCCGTAAAAATAAGTATACCGATAAAGAGATCATCGATTATTTAAACAGCCAATACCAGGAAGCAGAAGCCATGAAAGCTAGTCTGCGTAGAACCTTAGTTGGAGCCCTGGAAAAAGGAGAGTTTATTTTCAGAGGTACAGCAAAAGCTTGCAAGAACATTTCATCCTCTGGTTTAAGAGAAGCTGCTAATAGTTGGCTAAAAACCTGTGCTGAGAAAGTGTACCATAAATACGAATTAGCACCTGAAGCTGTAGAGAGTATTGCGGCTCAAAAAATATTGCAATTTGACAATCTAAAATCGGTTTCCCCTGCACTCAATCATTTTAGTCTGATAAGAACGGATGGTAGTATTGATGTAAATGCAGCTCCATTAAAAGCAATTAATGAATACCTGCAAAAAGAGGGACAGGTTGACGGAAAAAAATTATTGGATCATTTTAATGAAGCGGAGTTTGGCTGGCATAAGGATACTACCCGTTACTTGATTACTATCATGTTTCTGGCATCCGAAATTAAGCTCCGTATTGCAGGAGACTATGTAACAGTAAAGGGTCCGTTAGCCATCGAAAAATTATCTAGCGGAGCTGCTTTTAATCAAATTGGTATTACTCTCCACAAAGATGACCAGCCAACACAGGAGCAAAAACTCTGTGCTGCAAAGAATCTTACCGAGCTGACTTTAAATACGGTACCTCCATTGCCCCAAAAGATTGCTGAGGCAGTAATGAAACATTTCCCCGATTTCTTAAATAAATATGCTGCACACGATGTAAAATTAAAAAACCTAGGGTTACTGGGTATTGATAAATCTAAAGTTATTCAGGAAGGAATTTCTGAAATTTTAAAAGGTGATGCATCAGATGCCACTTTTAGATTGGGCAAACCTGATGCAGAATTATACCTAGCTCTCATTTGGGCCAAAAAATTACAGCAAGCATTTGATAATGGCATTGAAACAGTTATTAAAAAAATAAATGACTTGCAATCAGGAATAGATAGTTTACCCAATGAAGGCCTGACCGGTGATTTGAAAACGCAGTTAGCTCCCAATTTTGAAGAAGTAAAACATATTTTGCAGAGTGATGACTTCTTTGAAAAAGCAGCAGACTTGAAAGATAAATCAAGTGATATAGAAAGTACTATTGCTGATGTGAATGAAAAGTTTAGAGAACAGGAAAATCAGAATATTCAACAGGAAGTTAACCGCATTAAAAGTAACTATCATTGGGGCCAGCTGGATGCGGAACAAAAACAAGAATTCTCCAATCGTTTAGATTTCATCACCATCAATGATAAATCGGGATTGGATGGTATTCGGCAGATTATCAATGAAGTGTTTAGTATCAATAGCCGGCTAAAATCCATTGAACGGGAAATTGAAGAAGCGGCTAAGCCAAAAGATCCGATTCCAGGTTCAAAGAAAATTAAGAAACACTCTTTGTCTCACCTGCCAAAACGAATTGAGAAAAAGGAAGACATTGATACCATCATTACAGAATTTACAAATATTAAATCCCAATTTAAGGACGATGAGATCATCGACCTGAATTGGTAG
- a CDS encoding DUF1788 domain-containing protein, whose amino-acid sequence MPLDNKFKAILEYLADPGSHHHTGDKLICYLTFETSLCLEVKRKLPSWLSLTKGFGYSFNTLSMASVINQYFINNPRREKWPIPEVDDGMESISTFFKSELGSMIVENKVIENSVLEAQSKLAGQTKPLLIITDLEAIHPFTRFGPVEQNIYTDITIPLIILYPGTISGSSLEFLGFYPQDGNYRSKHF is encoded by the coding sequence ATGCCATTAGATAATAAATTCAAAGCCATATTGGAATATTTGGCGGACCCGGGTTCTCATCATCATACAGGTGATAAGCTCATCTGTTATTTGACTTTTGAAACCAGCCTGTGTTTGGAAGTAAAAAGGAAACTTCCTAGTTGGCTCAGTTTGACTAAAGGTTTTGGATATTCTTTTAATACATTGTCGATGGCATCTGTAATTAATCAGTACTTTATAAATAATCCAAGAAGAGAGAAATGGCCTATTCCTGAAGTGGATGATGGAATGGAATCTATTTCTACATTTTTCAAAAGTGAACTGGGTTCAATGATTGTTGAAAATAAGGTGATAGAAAATTCTGTTTTAGAAGCACAGTCCAAATTAGCCGGGCAGACAAAACCCTTGTTGATCATTACAGATTTGGAAGCCATTCACCCATTCACTAGGTTTGGACCAGTAGAACAAAACATTTATACTGACATAACTATTCCCCTAATCATTCTTTATCCTGGAACCATATCAGGTTCCAGTTTAGAGTTTTTAGGCTTTTACCCACAGGATGGAAATTACAGATCAAAACATTTTTAA
- a CDS encoding DUF1819 family protein → MENQSTYNIELGKGTGLIQETLSLLELYEFGVSKEDFAKKVIESNSLVKSSERRINDIVKVVFYKRYVKNNPEVPLYLRQLQERYMSLDQLIHLLLLYTARANRILFDFIREVYWKKGNQVTKPTIKSEDVKDFIKEAIKYGKIDRKWSEGTQVRVASYIIAALIDFRLIDKKYNVISLFLSDNIANYLAHELHFMGYADEAIASAEEWSLFGYDRYDTIKHLERLAIQGHFIFQNSGDLLRITWHYKNMKELIDAIR, encoded by the coding sequence ATGGAAAATCAGTCCACATACAATATTGAACTTGGTAAAGGAACCGGATTAATTCAGGAGACTCTTTCGCTATTAGAGTTGTATGAGTTTGGAGTAAGTAAGGAAGATTTTGCAAAGAAGGTTATTGAGTCCAATTCCTTGGTTAAATCTTCAGAAAGAAGAATTAATGATATTGTAAAAGTTGTTTTTTATAAACGATATGTAAAAAATAATCCTGAAGTCCCTTTATATCTTCGACAACTGCAGGAGAGGTACATGAGTCTTGACCAATTAATTCATTTATTGCTTTTATACACAGCCAGGGCAAACAGGATACTATTTGATTTTATAAGGGAAGTATATTGGAAAAAAGGAAATCAGGTTACAAAACCAACTATTAAATCCGAAGACGTAAAGGACTTTATTAAAGAAGCCATAAAATACGGTAAAATTGACAGGAAGTGGTCAGAAGGTACCCAGGTAAGAGTAGCCTCCTATATAATTGCAGCGTTGATTGATTTTAGATTAATTGATAAAAAATACAACGTTATCTCTTTATTCCTGTCAGATAATATTGCAAATTACCTGGCGCATGAATTACACTTTATGGGATACGCTGATGAAGCCATAGCATCTGCTGAAGAGTGGTCTTTATTTGGATATGACCGTTATGATACAATAAAGCATCTTGAAAGATTAGCGATTCAAGGTCATTTTATTTTTCAAAATTCAGGGGATCTTTTAAGAATCACCTGGCATTACAAAAACATGAAAGAATTAATCGATGCCATTAGATAA
- a CDS encoding BrxE family protein, with translation MEKETSSWIRLRYIITLLGEYHNWWPAKVISGKGEEFLDYVLPKTKRSAVLQLATEICKREHDNNIGPGRYHIFRLPQKWEEEIFNDLKNQKGNLKILTENELMNEMLEISSGISISPAKGPLMVGTHDELHDKVVFQSIAKHYYEAFKNDYRSYPYLN, from the coding sequence ATGGAAAAAGAAACAAGCAGTTGGATTAGGCTCAGATATATAATTACCCTCCTTGGCGAATACCACAATTGGTGGCCCGCAAAAGTTATTTCAGGAAAAGGCGAGGAATTTCTTGATTATGTATTACCAAAAACAAAGAGATCTGCGGTGCTTCAGTTAGCAACAGAAATTTGCAAGAGGGAACATGATAATAATATCGGTCCTGGTAGATATCATATTTTCCGGTTACCCCAAAAATGGGAAGAGGAAATATTCAATGATCTAAAAAACCAGAAAGGGAATTTGAAAATATTAACGGAGAATGAACTAATGAATGAAATGTTGGAAATTTCATCTGGTATATCAATTTCACCGGCAAAAGGACCCTTAATGGTTGGAACCCATGATGAGTTACATGACAAGGTAGTTTTCCAGTCTATCGCCAAACATTATTATGAAGCATTTAAAAATGATTATAGGTCTTATCCTTATTTGAATTAA
- a CDS encoding helix-turn-helix transcriptional regulator: MESQFGQRIRSLREKQNLYLRQVASSLEIDTAQMSKIEKGLRQIKREQIPVIANILKANSDELMTLWLADQIYAVVKDEELANEAMEVVGKNIRLKK; this comes from the coding sequence ATGGAAAGTCAGTTTGGACAAAGAATACGATCACTTAGGGAGAAGCAAAATTTGTATTTGCGGCAGGTTGCCTCAAGTCTAGAAATAGATACGGCTCAAATGAGCAAGATTGAAAAGGGATTACGACAAATCAAACGGGAACAGATCCCCGTCATTGCTAATATACTCAAAGCCAATAGTGATGAATTAATGACGTTGTGGTTGGCTGATCAAATTTATGCAGTGGTGAAAGATGAGGAGTTGGCGAATGAAGCGATGGAGGTGGTAGGGAAAAATATCAGATTAAAAAAGTGA
- a CDS encoding response regulator: MANALLIWDNNKSYAEKLSADLGISYPDDVVFSISEFEKNIFLETKDCIVVLLETNIEGEHRTNFKGIEIIKTLRKDKRYKGLIVAYSSYAEEHFRNRKDAKILFTSGTRLRRFTKKGINVTEIENWLSEGDKKVPKLSEDLLDDIHYNVFDTKGIIHELLHRLKNTVNNVYTEKTIAKVIESVSHKFEDYKKQLLREIDSQKISDFNKHFASLVSETKADIEQHWKDKKKADIEQNWKEKENKTIFKYSNAGNQVSKFSNQIADLAPKSNDDAENKQEENIHWEVLFFDDTEGIRKIVSDYFKAKNVVCHLAATEKEVYEKLKENAPRISLFISDIRLEEENGNWFDRQGYDVIEQVKLRSDYPLAYSVLTSKKGAINKRVQKKSKYDIPWFIKDDVISNSSSFSIFFDAVKEYAEENFNDNNIFQPDKGAWNKVSDKSRAFFYPLKSYYKHHKEKHQEYLEAEMKINKHVLDYIESNIKEDNSGLGDLKFSGAIVWTSKLRSSEITEAEVNTFRYIKLLGRRLVLAMIFIDENITPQEIIERLYTIPDEILDSKTSKNKKDRDKTYEDYFSGKIKAVFSTHLALSTQFKIVIETIKEFANGKNKSPKILKEEYDFLSSEFLEEEMSSIESLGNDQDHLTALVEKINNAFDNRTLPKPNSLNRINYILNKGQCPKFKRLDTLFNDIISIDNTNNLLKEITDWSDFNNIDNKELQSLLLRYKLMDI, translated from the coding sequence ATGGCAAACGCTTTACTTATTTGGGACAACAATAAAAGTTACGCTGAAAAACTTAGTGCTGACTTAGGCATTTCATATCCTGATGATGTTGTGTTTTCTATTTCGGAGTTTGAGAAAAATATATTCTTAGAAACTAAAGATTGTATTGTTGTTCTTTTGGAAACCAACATTGAAGGAGAACACCGAACAAACTTTAAGGGAATAGAAATAATCAAAACACTTAGGAAAGACAAAAGATATAAAGGGCTGATTGTAGCTTATTCAAGTTATGCAGAAGAGCATTTTAGGAACAGAAAGGATGCAAAAATTTTATTTACATCAGGCACAAGGTTAAGACGGTTTACTAAGAAAGGAATTAATGTAACTGAAATTGAGAATTGGCTTTCGGAAGGTGATAAAAAAGTTCCTAAACTCAGTGAAGATTTGTTAGACGATATTCACTACAATGTTTTTGATACGAAAGGAATAATTCACGAATTGCTTCACAGACTTAAAAACACTGTGAACAATGTTTACACAGAAAAGACCATTGCCAAAGTAATTGAAAGTGTAAGCCACAAATTTGAGGATTACAAAAAACAGTTGCTAAGAGAAATTGACTCTCAAAAAATTTCAGACTTCAATAAACATTTTGCCTCTTTGGTAAGCGAAACCAAAGCAGACATTGAACAGCACTGGAAGGACAAAAAAAAAGCAGACATTGAACAGAATTGGAAGGAAAAAGAGAATAAAACTATTTTCAAATACAGCAACGCAGGAAATCAAGTTTCCAAATTCTCCAATCAAATTGCTGACTTAGCTCCCAAGTCAAATGATGATGCAGAAAACAAGCAAGAGGAAAATATACATTGGGAGGTATTGTTTTTTGATGACACCGAAGGCATTCGCAAAATTGTATCAGACTACTTCAAAGCAAAAAATGTTGTTTGCCATCTTGCAGCAACCGAGAAAGAAGTTTATGAAAAGCTAAAGGAGAATGCACCAAGAATTTCACTCTTCATTTCTGACATTCGTTTGGAAGAAGAAAACGGAAATTGGTTTGATAGACAAGGTTATGATGTAATTGAACAAGTGAAACTAAGAAGTGATTACCCTTTGGCTTATTCAGTGCTTACAAGTAAGAAAGGAGCTATCAACAAAAGAGTTCAGAAAAAAAGCAAGTATGATATTCCTTGGTTTATCAAAGATGATGTAATAAGCAACTCCAGTTCATTCAGTATTTTTTTTGATGCAGTAAAAGAATATGCAGAGGAGAATTTTAATGACAATAATATTTTTCAACCAGACAAAGGAGCATGGAATAAAGTTTCAGATAAGAGCAGGGCATTTTTCTATCCTCTCAAATCATACTACAAGCACCATAAGGAAAAGCATCAAGAATACTTAGAGGCTGAAATGAAAATCAACAAGCATGTTTTAGATTACATTGAAAGCAATATTAAAGAAGACAATTCAGGTTTAGGAGATTTAAAATTTTCCGGTGCAATTGTGTGGACTTCAAAACTAAGAAGCAGTGAAATCACAGAAGCAGAAGTAAATACTTTTAGATACATAAAATTATTAGGCAGAAGGCTTGTATTGGCAATGATTTTTATTGATGAAAATATAACGCCACAGGAAATTATTGAAAGGCTTTATACAATCCCTGATGAAATTTTAGATAGCAAAACTTCAAAAAACAAAAAGGACAGAGATAAAACCTACGAGGATTATTTTTCAGGTAAAATAAAAGCAGTGTTCTCTACTCATTTGGCTTTATCAACACAATTTAAAATCGTGATTGAGACAATTAAGGAATTTGCAAATGGTAAAAACAAATCACCTAAAATCCTCAAAGAGGAATATGATTTTTTAAGCAGTGAGTTTCTTGAAGAAGAAATGTCAAGCATTGAAAGTTTAGGTAATGACCAAGACCATTTGACAGCTTTGGTTGAAAAAATCAATAATGCTTTTGATAACAGAACTCTACCAAAACCCAATAGTTTAAATCGTATAAACTACATTTTGAACAAGGGACAATGTCCTAAATTTAAAAGGTTGGACACACTTTTCAATGACATTATTTCCATTGACAATACAAACAATCTATTGAAAGAAATTACTGACTGGTCTGACTTCAATAACATTGACAATAAAGAACTGCAAAGCCTTCTGTTAAGATATAAACTGATGGATATTTAA
- a CDS encoding response regulator encodes MKREIENKTDSTFDLELWQKKIHFLQQEANLFSEELKLTDEEFKKAITGKKILYIDDEADKWENVLKLLFEGATLTTKSDYAAISNFIKAKEQEQVSFLDQYREADKEAQSKFAFSHFGAKNLSDFQEEKQKVKTILERLATVFDYDLVLLDFRLEKDADKTKPTNEVSGIKLLTEILQINKYVPVIMFTASNKIATNNEALRIGAVALWSKNISTASELKQFAFNCIKKSLPGQRDNKHLQNLYNKTLAIKHRHTLRSLAFDKTNKLVSIDTTMFQISQILDSIEPMLKFIEEAIKGNPNFRNLWMMTGNSIESRIPATKELSKGDWKAKQIDMKEFDYRQIFNYFKHGIDDLNEIKPFDLPYALNYIEHTIKFLLEYR; translated from the coding sequence TTGAAACGGGAAATTGAAAACAAAACCGACAGCACTTTTGATTTAGAACTTTGGCAAAAGAAAATTCATTTCCTGCAACAAGAAGCCAACCTGTTTTCAGAAGAACTAAAACTAACTGATGAAGAATTTAAGAAAGCAATTACAGGGAAGAAGATTTTATACATTGATGATGAAGCCGACAAATGGGAAAATGTTTTGAAGCTATTGTTTGAAGGAGCAACTTTAACAACGAAAAGTGATTATGCTGCAATCAGCAATTTCATAAAAGCAAAAGAACAGGAGCAAGTTTCTTTTCTTGATCAATACAGGGAAGCTGATAAGGAAGCACAAAGCAAATTTGCTTTTAGCCATTTTGGAGCAAAAAACCTTTCCGACTTTCAGGAAGAAAAGCAGAAGGTTAAAACCATTCTTGAAAGACTTGCAACCGTCTTTGATTATGACTTAGTGCTTTTAGATTTTCGGCTTGAAAAGGACGCAGATAAAACCAAACCGACTAATGAAGTTTCAGGCATTAAACTTTTGACAGAAATACTTCAAATCAATAAGTATGTGCCAGTGATAATGTTTACTGCCAGTAATAAAATTGCTACCAACAACGAAGCGTTAAGAATTGGTGCAGTTGCGTTGTGGTCAAAAAATATTTCTACTGCTTCGGAGCTAAAGCAATTTGCTTTCAACTGCATCAAGAAATCTTTGCCAGGGCAAAGAGATAACAAGCACTTACAAAACCTTTACAATAAAACTTTGGCAATAAAGCACCGCCATACCTTGAGAAGTCTTGCTTTTGACAAAACGAACAAGTTAGTTTCAATTGATACAACCATGTTTCAAATCAGCCAGATACTTGACAGTATTGAACCGATGTTGAAATTTATTGAGGAAGCAATAAAGGGTAATCCAAATTTCAGAAACCTTTGGATGATGACAGGTAATTCAATTGAATCGAGAATACCAGCAACAAAAGAACTTTCAAAAGGTGATTGGAAAGCAAAGCAGATTGACATGAAAGAATTTGATTACAGACAAATCTTTAATTATTTCAAACACGGCATTGATGATTTAAATGAAATCAAACCCTTTGATTTACCTTATGCCTTGAATTACATTGAACACACGATAAAATTTTTATTAGAATATCGCTAA
- a CDS encoding ketoacyl-ACP synthase III, with product MKAKIAAIGYYVPEQIIDNIFIAKRYQIELKSVYSRSGISTRRYVTTQSTSDLAVEAINNLFSKTTVQKSEIDCLLLGTITPESFAPSTATIAIKKLNLSNAFGMDLSAACSGFCYALELGKMYIETGKCKNVIVCGAEVMSKALNNYDYKTGILFGDGAGAVLLTATNQNEYIISTQSKVITDNLDDVTYKTPFGTNDWEKEILQLNGTRVYKHGVTYTIDLINEFLKEKELTLDDFKYIVPHQSNIRMLNEIASGLDVGLGKLLVNLDHFGNTASASIPICLAENYLSGKIKKGDRLLLCSFGAGYTLSIIDLIWSI from the coding sequence ATGAAAGCAAAAATCGCAGCCATTGGCTACTATGTGCCAGAGCAAATTATTGACAATATTTTTATAGCTAAACGCTATCAAATTGAATTGAAATCCGTTTATTCAAGAAGCGGAATAAGCACAAGAAGATATGTAACCACTCAAAGCACTTCCGACCTTGCAGTAGAAGCAATCAATAATCTGTTTTCAAAAACAACAGTTCAGAAATCTGAAATTGATTGTTTGCTTTTGGGAACAATTACACCTGAAAGTTTTGCCCCATCAACAGCGACCATTGCAATTAAGAAACTGAATTTGAGCAATGCTTTCGGAATGGATTTATCAGCAGCTTGTTCAGGTTTCTGTTACGCTTTGGAGTTAGGCAAAATGTATATTGAAACAGGCAAGTGCAAAAATGTAATTGTATGTGGAGCAGAAGTTATGAGCAAAGCATTAAATAATTACGATTACAAAACAGGGATTTTATTCGGTGATGGTGCAGGTGCAGTTTTACTAACTGCAACAAACCAAAACGAATACATCATAAGCACACAATCAAAAGTTATAACTGACAATTTAGATGATGTTACATATAAAACTCCATTTGGTACAAATGACTGGGAGAAAGAAATATTACAGTTGAACGGCACAAGAGTTTACAAGCATGGTGTAACCTACACCATTGATTTAATAAATGAATTTTTGAAAGAGAAGGAACTAACGCTTGATGATTTTAAGTATATTGTTCCACATCAAAGCAATATAAGAATGTTGAATGAAATTGCCTCTGGACTTGATGTCGGACTTGGAAAACTCTTAGTAAACCTTGACCACTTTGGAAATACTGCATCGGCATCAATTCCAATTTGTTTAGCTGAAAACTATTTGTCAGGAAAAATTAAAAAAGGAGACCGCTTGCTACTTTGTAGTTTTGGTGCTGGATATACTCTTTCAATTATTGACTTGATATGGAGCATATAG